The Candidatus Delongbacteria bacterium genome has a window encoding:
- the kdpA gene encoding potassium-transporting ATPase subunit KdpA has protein sequence MNGAALELALLLAVLTLLALPLGRWIARVLEGDLGRVGRWLGPLERGLYRVCGVRADEEMSWSRYAGALLLFHGAGLLLLYLLQRAQGLLPLNPAGLPGVAPDLALNTAMSFVTNTNWQSYGGETTLGHLVQAGGLTVQNFLSAAAGLAVAAALARGFTRAGVRALGNVWVDLTRATLYILLPLSLLLSGLLLGQGVAQRWSAALEISPLQFVAEGSGPELQRVAQGPVASQVAIKQLGSNGGGFFNTNSAHPLENPSPLSNSLEWLAILLLPVACLFAFGHWLRQRAHAWTLYAAVLLVFLPLLGLIASQETAPNPAFAGLGLDERAGLLEGKELRFGALESALWAGATTATSNGSVNSMHDSFSPLGGLSLLVLMQVGEVAPGGAGSGLYGLLAFAVVAVFLAGLMVGRTPELLGKRLGAFEIRMAALMILLPSLALLAGTALACLLPAARGAVANPGPHGFSEILYAFSSAANNNGSAFAGLAANQLFYNLALAACMAVGRFGVMIPALALAGSLAARSRTPETEGTLPASGPLFALLLAGTILLVGALTFLPALTLGPIVEHIQWLA, from the coding sequence ATGAACGGCGCGGCGCTGGAACTGGCCCTGCTGCTGGCCGTGCTGACCCTGCTGGCCCTGCCGCTGGGGCGCTGGATCGCCCGCGTGCTGGAGGGCGACCTGGGTCGGGTCGGGCGCTGGCTGGGACCGCTGGAGCGGGGCCTGTACCGGGTCTGCGGCGTGCGGGCCGACGAGGAAATGTCCTGGTCCCGCTACGCCGGGGCGCTGCTGCTCTTCCACGGCGCCGGCCTGCTGCTGCTCTATCTGTTGCAGCGGGCCCAGGGACTGCTGCCGCTCAATCCGGCGGGACTGCCGGGCGTGGCGCCGGACCTGGCGCTCAACACGGCCATGAGTTTTGTCACCAACACCAACTGGCAGTCCTACGGCGGCGAGACCACCCTCGGCCACCTCGTGCAGGCCGGCGGCCTGACGGTGCAGAACTTCCTCTCGGCCGCCGCCGGGCTGGCGGTGGCGGCGGCCCTGGCCCGCGGGTTCACCCGGGCCGGCGTGCGCGCGTTGGGCAACGTCTGGGTGGACCTGACGCGCGCCACGCTCTACATCCTGTTGCCGCTCTCCCTGCTGCTGTCCGGCTTGCTGCTCGGCCAGGGCGTGGCCCAGCGCTGGTCGGCGGCGCTGGAGATCTCCCCGCTGCAGTTCGTGGCGGAGGGGAGCGGGCCGGAGCTGCAGCGCGTGGCGCAGGGCCCCGTCGCCTCGCAGGTCGCCATCAAGCAACTGGGCAGCAACGGCGGGGGCTTCTTCAACACCAACTCGGCCCACCCGCTGGAGAACCCCTCGCCGCTCAGCAACTCGCTGGAGTGGCTGGCCATCCTGCTGCTGCCCGTGGCCTGCCTCTTCGCCTTCGGACACTGGCTCAGGCAGCGGGCCCACGCCTGGACCCTCTACGCCGCCGTCCTGCTGGTCTTCCTGCCGCTGCTCGGACTGATCGCGAGCCAGGAGACGGCCCCCAATCCGGCCTTCGCCGGCCTGGGCCTGGACGAGCGCGCCGGCCTTCTGGAGGGCAAGGAACTGCGGTTCGGGGCGCTGGAATCCGCGCTCTGGGCCGGTGCCACCACGGCCACCAGCAACGGCTCGGTCAACTCCATGCACGACAGTTTCTCGCCGCTGGGCGGTCTGTCCCTGCTAGTGCTGATGCAGGTGGGCGAAGTGGCTCCTGGCGGGGCGGGCTCCGGCCTCTACGGCCTGCTGGCCTTCGCCGTGGTGGCGGTCTTCCTGGCCGGGTTGATGGTGGGCCGCACGCCCGAGTTGCTGGGCAAGCGTCTCGGCGCCTTCGAGATTCGCATGGCCGCGCTGATGATCCTGCTGCCCTCGCTGGCCCTGCTGGCTGGCACGGCCCTGGCCTGTCTCTTGCCCGCCGCCCGCGGCGCGGTGGCGAATCCCGGTCCCCACGGCTTCAGCGAGATCCTCTACGCCTTCAGTTCGGCGGCCAACAACAACGGCTCGGCCTTCGCCGGACTGGCGGCCAACCAGCTGTTCTACAACCTGGCCCTGGCAGCCTGCATGGCTGTGGGCCGATTTGGCGTGATGATTCCGGCCCTGGCCCTGGCCGGTTCGCTGGCCGCGCGCTCCCGCACGCCGGAGACAGAGGGTACCCTGCCCGCCAGCGGCCCGCTCTTCGCCCTGCTCCTGGCGGGCACCATCCTGCTGGTGGGCGCCCTGACCTTCCTGCCCGCCCTGACGCTGGGCCCCATTGTGGAGCACATCCAATGGCTCGCCTGA
- the kdpB gene encoding potassium-transporting ATPase subunit KdpB: MARLTSAAPASRGLLGDRALLNRALWDAVLRLSPLRVWRNPVMFTVWICAVYTTLLGLHGLAVGGADPPAFTLSIALWLWFTVLFANFAEALAEGRGKAQAEALRRTRQDTQAIRLAEARRDAERQELSSAQLRRGDFVWVEAGQLIPGDGDVVEGIASVDESAVTGESAPVIRESGGDRTAVTGGTRVLSDWLIVRITSEAGETFLDRMIALVEGAKRRRTPNEIALGILLAALSIIFLLAVCTLPALTAFAAGGSPAGVSPVLLTALLVCLIPTTIGGLLSAIGIAGMDRMFQARVLATSGRAVEAAGDVSVLLLDKTGTITVGNRQAVAFRPAYGVWEEELAEAAQLASLSDETPEGRSIVILAKERCELRGRSLGEPGLRFIPFTAQTRMSGVDLGERRIRKGAVEAVSEYLRELGAEVPAELLRQGGEIAAAGGTPLLVCDGVRALGLVELKDVLKGGIRERFAELRRMGIRTVMVTGDNPRTAAAIAAEAGVDDYLAEATPERKLALIREHQAGGRLVAMTGDGSNDAPALAQADVAVAMNTGTQAAREAGNMVDLDSDPTKLLEVVTIGKQLLMTRGALTTFSVANDVSKYFAILPALFVGIHPQLALLNVMGLSSPRSAVLSAVIFNALIVVALIPLALRGVTVRPAPARVLLRRNLLVYGLGGVLLPFPAIKLIDWALAALGVA; this comes from the coding sequence ATGGCTCGCCTGACATCCGCCGCGCCGGCGTCCCGGGGCCTGCTGGGCGACCGGGCGCTGCTCAACCGCGCCCTGTGGGACGCGGTCCTGCGGCTCTCCCCGCTGCGCGTGTGGCGCAATCCGGTCATGTTCACCGTCTGGATCTGCGCGGTCTACACCACCCTGCTGGGCCTGCACGGCCTGGCAGTTGGAGGGGCGGATCCACCTGCGTTCACGCTGTCCATCGCGCTCTGGCTCTGGTTCACCGTGCTCTTCGCCAATTTCGCCGAAGCGCTGGCCGAGGGTCGGGGCAAGGCCCAGGCCGAGGCCCTGCGCCGCACGCGGCAGGACACCCAGGCGATTCGGTTGGCTGAGGCGCGCCGGGATGCCGAGCGCCAGGAGTTGTCCTCCGCCCAGCTGCGGCGCGGCGACTTCGTCTGGGTCGAGGCCGGCCAGCTCATCCCGGGCGACGGGGACGTGGTGGAAGGCATCGCCTCCGTGGACGAAAGCGCCGTCACCGGCGAGAGCGCGCCCGTCATCCGCGAGAGCGGCGGCGACCGCACGGCCGTCACCGGCGGCACGCGCGTCCTCTCGGATTGGCTGATCGTGCGGATCACCTCCGAGGCCGGCGAGACCTTTCTGGACCGGATGATCGCCCTGGTGGAGGGCGCCAAGCGCCGCCGCACGCCCAACGAGATCGCGCTGGGCATCCTGCTGGCGGCCCTCTCCATCATCTTCCTATTGGCCGTGTGCACGCTGCCCGCCTTGACGGCCTTCGCCGCGGGCGGATCCCCGGCCGGCGTGAGCCCCGTGCTGCTCACGGCCCTGCTGGTCTGCCTGATTCCCACCACCATCGGCGGCCTGCTCTCCGCCATCGGGATCGCCGGGATGGACCGCATGTTCCAGGCCCGCGTGCTGGCCACCTCGGGTCGCGCGGTGGAGGCCGCCGGCGACGTCAGCGTGCTCCTCCTGGACAAGACCGGCACCATCACCGTCGGCAACCGCCAGGCGGTGGCCTTCCGGCCGGCCTATGGAGTCTGGGAGGAGGAATTGGCCGAGGCGGCCCAACTGGCTTCGCTCTCCGACGAGACCCCGGAGGGCCGCAGCATTGTCATCCTGGCCAAGGAGCGCTGCGAGCTGCGCGGTCGCAGCCTGGGCGAGCCGGGGCTGCGCTTCATTCCCTTCACGGCCCAGACCCGCATGAGCGGCGTGGACCTGGGCGAGCGGCGCATCCGCAAAGGTGCCGTGGAGGCCGTGAGCGAGTATCTGCGCGAACTGGGAGCCGAGGTGCCGGCCGAGCTGCTGCGCCAGGGCGGCGAGATCGCCGCCGCGGGCGGGACGCCCCTGCTGGTCTGCGACGGGGTTCGCGCGCTGGGCCTGGTGGAATTGAAGGACGTGCTCAAGGGCGGCATCCGCGAACGCTTCGCCGAGTTGCGCCGGATGGGCATCCGCACGGTGATGGTGACGGGCGACAATCCGCGCACCGCAGCGGCCATCGCCGCCGAGGCCGGGGTGGACGACTACCTGGCGGAGGCCACGCCGGAGCGCAAACTGGCGCTGATCCGCGAACACCAGGCCGGCGGCCGGCTGGTGGCCATGACCGGCGACGGCAGCAACGATGCGCCGGCCCTGGCCCAGGCCGACGTGGCCGTGGCCATGAACACGGGCACCCAGGCCGCCCGGGAGGCCGGCAACATGGTGGACCTGGACTCGGACCCCACCAAGCTGCTGGAGGTGGTGACCATCGGCAAGCAGCTGCTGATGACCCGCGGCGCGCTGACCACCTTCAGCGTGGCCAACGACGTCTCCAAGTACTTCGCCATCCTGCCGGCCCTCTTCGTGGGCATCCATCCGCAGCTGGCCCTGCTCAACGTGATGGGGTTGTCCTCGCCACGCTCGGCCGTCCTCTCCGCCGTGATTTTCAACGCGCTGATCGTCGTGGCCCTCATCCCGCTGGCGCTGAGAGGCGTGACCGTGCGTCCGGCGCCGGCGCGCGTGCTGCTGCGGCGCAACCTGCTGGTGTACGGGCTGGGCGGCGTGCTGCTGCCCTTCCCGGCCATCAAGCTCATCGACTGGGCGCTGGCGGCCCTGGGAGTTGCCTGA
- the kdpC gene encoding potassium-transporting ATPase subunit KdpC — MKRDLRATLALLGLLSVLCGVVYPLLVSGGAWLLKAWQPDQKAVIWQGRSVGLAAVGQEFSGPGWFWGRPSATAATPYDASASSGSNLGPANPGLRERVAERCAALRALDPDNREPIPVDLVTASGSGLDPHISPEGARWQAARVARARGLPVAVVDSLVAAGTETPVLGLLGRPRVNVLRLNASVHDIAARIPSSQ, encoded by the coding sequence ATGAAGCGCGATCTGCGGGCGACCCTGGCCCTGCTGGGGCTGCTGAGCGTGCTGTGCGGCGTGGTCTATCCGTTGCTGGTCTCCGGCGGCGCCTGGCTGCTGAAGGCCTGGCAGCCGGACCAAAAGGCCGTGATCTGGCAGGGCCGGAGCGTGGGCCTGGCGGCCGTGGGGCAGGAGTTCAGCGGCCCCGGCTGGTTCTGGGGCCGACCCTCCGCCACGGCGGCGACGCCCTACGACGCCTCCGCCTCGTCCGGCAGCAACCTGGGACCCGCCAATCCCGGCTTGCGGGAGCGCGTCGCGGAGCGCTGCGCGGCCCTGCGCGCCCTGGACCCGGACAACCGCGAACCCATCCCCGTGGATCTGGTGACCGCCTCGGGCAGCGGACTGGATCCCCACATTTCACCGGAAGGCGCCCGCTGGCAGGCGGCCCGCGTGGCGCGGGCGCGCGGCCTGCCCGTGGCCGTGGTGGATTCGCTCGTGGCCGCCGGCACCGAGACGCCGGTCCTGGGCCTCCTGGGCCGGCCGCGCGTGAACGTGCTGCG